TAAACATGGACATGAAATAGAACTAACAATAAAAGAAAAACTACTCTTATCACTCTTAGTTAAAAACATAAATAAAACAGTCACTATTGATATGATTCATGAATATGTTTGGGATAGTAAAGAGATGGAATCAGTAAGCATGAGAACTATCGTTCATAAATTAAGAAGTAAACTAAAAAATGGAATGGTTTTAAATCTAAGAGGGGTGGGATATAAACTTTTACAAATAAGCTAAGATAGGAAAAATCTTTCTATCTTAGTGTATTTTAAATGAACAACAATAATCAACTAGTGAAATAACTTTTAATTTAAATTTAGAGTTAGCAGGTACTTTAAAACTTTGTGGTGCAACAATTTTTTTCCAATCTTGTGCAGGTAATAATACTTCTAATTCTCCAGATTCTACATCAATAAGTTCTTCA
Above is a genomic segment from Arcobacter sp. F2176 containing:
- a CDS encoding pyrimidine/purine nucleoside phosphorylase; this encodes MSVFENVKIAKKANILYEGHVTSRAIEFEDGSKKTLGVMLPGEYDFTTIHEELIDVESGELEVLLPAQDWKKIVAPQSFKVPANSKFKLKVISLVDYCCSFKIH